In the genome of Nocardiopsis composta, one region contains:
- a CDS encoding glutamate racemase, producing the protein MRIALIDSGIGMLSTAAALRTARPDADLILSMDPDHMPWGPRGPEEIIGRVLAGARAAAALEPDAIVVPCNTASVNGLVALRAEFEPGTPVVGTVPPIKPAAEHGAPIAVWATRATTASRYQQDLIDRFAPGGRAAAVACLGLAEAVESADPGAIASAVAYAAERTPEGVRGVVLGCTHYDLVSTEISAALGGGPALFTAAQAVAAQTLRRIGAEPDPAARRTGTVRVLASGRPAELPKAALAYPAGEVLAEPAPPA; encoded by the coding sequence GTGCGCATAGCCCTCATCGACTCCGGTATCGGAATGCTGTCCACCGCCGCCGCGCTCCGCACGGCCCGCCCGGACGCCGACCTGATCCTGTCCATGGACCCCGACCACATGCCGTGGGGGCCCCGGGGGCCCGAGGAGATCATCGGCCGGGTACTGGCCGGGGCCCGCGCCGCGGCCGCCCTGGAGCCGGACGCGATCGTGGTGCCCTGCAACACCGCCTCGGTGAACGGCCTGGTGGCGCTGCGCGCCGAGTTCGAGCCGGGGACCCCGGTGGTCGGGACGGTCCCGCCGATCAAGCCGGCCGCCGAGCACGGCGCCCCGATCGCGGTGTGGGCCACCCGGGCCACCACCGCCAGCCGCTACCAGCAGGACCTGATCGACCGGTTCGCCCCGGGCGGCCGGGCCGCCGCGGTGGCCTGCCTCGGGCTGGCCGAGGCGGTGGAGTCGGCCGATCCCGGGGCGATCGCCTCCGCGGTGGCCTACGCCGCCGAGCGCACCCCGGAGGGGGTGCGCGGCGTCGTCCTCGGCTGCACCCACTACGACCTGGTGAGCACGGAGATCTCCGCGGCGCTCGGCGGCGGCCCCGCTCTGTTCACCGCGGCGCAGGCGGTCGCCGCCCAGACGCTGCGCCGGATCGGCGCGGAGCCGGACCCCGCGGCCCGGCGCACCGGCACCGTCCGGGTACTGGCCAGCGGCCGCCCGGCCGAGCTGCCCAAGGCCGCCCTGGCCTACCCGGCCGGCGAGGTCCTGGCCGAGCCGGCGCCGCCGGCCTGA
- a CDS encoding gamma carbonic anhydrase family protein, giving the protein MPLFQFEGAKPSIAPGAWIAPTATLIGDVTVEEGASVWYGAVLRADFGPIIVRSGANVQDNSVLHTDGSVTEIGHGATVGHLCVVYAARIGREALIGNGATVQDGAVVGDRAMVAAGALVPPGAEIPAGTLAVGVPARVRGPLSPTAQGWVDANPGVYRELAERHRNGLGEL; this is encoded by the coding sequence ATGCCACTCTTTCAATTCGAGGGCGCGAAGCCCAGCATCGCCCCCGGGGCCTGGATCGCGCCGACGGCGACCCTGATCGGTGACGTCACCGTGGAGGAGGGCGCCTCGGTCTGGTACGGCGCGGTGCTGCGCGCCGACTTCGGCCCGATCATCGTCCGTTCCGGCGCCAACGTCCAGGACAATTCCGTGCTGCACACCGACGGCTCGGTGACCGAGATCGGCCACGGCGCCACCGTCGGCCACCTGTGCGTGGTGTACGCGGCCCGGATCGGCCGCGAGGCGCTGATCGGCAACGGCGCCACGGTCCAGGACGGCGCGGTGGTCGGCGACCGGGCCATGGTCGCCGCCGGCGCCCTGGTGCCGCCGGGCGCCGAGATCCCGGCGGGCACCCTCGCCGTGGGCGTCCCGGCCCGGGTCCGCGGGCCGCTCAGCCCCACCGCCCAGGGGTGGGTGGACGCCAACCCCGGCGTCTACCGGGAACTGGCCGAGCGGCACCGGAACGGCCTCGGCGAGCTCTGA
- a CDS encoding FAD-binding oxidoreductase: MNVHRQPPHRDFADHVAAVQRLRRDFAALPEGAPVRLAKPTSNLFRFREDGDAPRLDVSAFTSVISVDPDRRTAEVGGMTTYEDLVAATLPHGLMPLVVPQLRTITLGGAVTGLGIESTSFRNGLPHESVQEIEILTATGDTVVARPDNEHAELFRGFPNSYGTLGYSLRIRIELEPVAPYVHLRHLRFSDAKEAMDAFSRICAEREHGGERADFVDGVAFGPDELYLTVASFTDSAPWTSDYTGHDIYYTSIPRYAGSGPGDYLTTEDYLWRWDTDWFWCSRAFGVQNPRIRRLWPRSLKRSDVYRKLVALDRRTDFSRLLNHYRGLPQQEPLIQDIEVGVERGAEFLDFFHSEIGMSPIWMCPLRLRDRPDDAGGGAGEDGLTWPLYPLERDRLYVNFGFWGMVPMKRGQRRHHHNRLVEEEVARLGGHKSLYSDAYYTEDEFWRLYNGDAYRALKDAYDPQGRLLDLYAKCVSNR, encoded by the coding sequence GTGAACGTGCATCGTCAGCCTCCGCACCGGGACTTCGCCGACCACGTCGCGGCCGTCCAGCGGCTGCGCCGCGACTTCGCCGCGCTGCCCGAGGGGGCGCCGGTCCGCCTGGCGAAACCCACCTCCAACCTGTTCCGGTTCCGCGAGGACGGCGATGCGCCGCGGCTGGACGTCTCCGCCTTCACCTCGGTGATCTCGGTGGACCCGGACCGGCGGACCGCCGAGGTCGGCGGCATGACCACCTATGAGGACCTGGTCGCCGCCACCCTGCCGCACGGGCTGATGCCGCTGGTGGTGCCGCAGCTGCGCACCATCACCCTGGGCGGCGCCGTCACCGGCCTGGGCATCGAGTCCACCTCGTTCCGCAACGGGCTGCCGCACGAGTCGGTGCAGGAGATCGAGATCCTCACCGCCACCGGCGACACCGTGGTGGCGCGGCCGGACAACGAGCACGCCGAGCTGTTCCGCGGCTTCCCCAACTCCTACGGCACGCTCGGCTACAGCCTGCGGATCCGCATCGAACTGGAGCCGGTCGCACCCTACGTGCACCTGCGCCACCTGCGGTTCTCCGACGCCAAGGAGGCGATGGACGCCTTCTCCCGGATCTGCGCCGAGCGCGAGCACGGCGGCGAGCGGGCCGACTTCGTGGACGGGGTCGCCTTCGGCCCCGACGAGCTCTACCTGACCGTCGCCTCCTTCACCGACAGCGCGCCGTGGACCAGCGACTACACCGGCCACGACATCTACTACACGTCCATCCCGCGCTATGCGGGCAGCGGGCCCGGCGACTACCTCACCACCGAGGACTACCTGTGGCGCTGGGACACCGACTGGTTCTGGTGCTCGCGGGCGTTCGGCGTGCAGAACCCGCGGATCCGCCGGCTCTGGCCGCGCTCGCTCAAGCGCTCCGACGTCTACCGCAAGCTGGTCGCGCTGGACCGGCGGACCGACTTCAGCCGGCTGCTCAACCACTACCGGGGGCTGCCCCAGCAGGAGCCGCTCATCCAGGACATCGAGGTCGGGGTGGAGAGAGGCGCGGAGTTCCTGGACTTCTTCCACTCCGAGATCGGCATGTCGCCGATCTGGATGTGCCCGCTGCGGCTGCGGGACCGGCCGGACGACGCGGGCGGGGGCGCCGGGGAGGACGGCCTCACCTGGCCGCTCTACCCGCTGGAGCGGGACCGGCTCTACGTGAACTTCGGCTTCTGGGGAATGGTGCCGATGAAGCGCGGACAGCGCCGGCACCACCACAACCGTCTGGTCGAGGAGGAGGTGGCCCGGCTCGGCGGGCATAAATCCCTCTACTCGGACGCCTACTACACCGAGGACGAGTTCTGGCGGCTCTACAACGGCGACGCCTACCGGGCGCTGAAGGACGCCTACGACCCTCAGGGGCGCCTCCTCGACCTCTACGCCAAATGCGTCAGCAACAGGTGA
- a CDS encoding SAM-dependent methyltransferase, producing MRLAEIFERVVGTGAPVAFRAYDGSTAGDPNSDVTIVVRTPVALNYLAQSPGALGLTRAYVSGHIDLEGDMYTALKRMSDVVFADRPGVSAGDLVEIVRSIGWVKFVNRVAPPPQEMTRSRLSGLGWRHSKSRDAEAIHHHYDVSNAFYELVLGPSMTYTCAVFPTGDATLEEAQFAKYELVSRKLDLQPGMRLLDVGCGWGGMVMHAAKEHGVKALGVTLSKEQAEWASKRIAQEGLGDLAEVRHMDYRDLPDGAYDRISSIGLTEHVGKKNVPDYFAGLHAKLKPGGRLLNHCITRPRNDEPPMKPGGVINRYVFPDGELEGPGWLQAKMNDAGFEIRHQENLREHYALTLREWCANLDRNWDAAVREVGEGTARVWRLYMAGCVLGFEKNVVQLHQILGVKLDGTDAHMPLRPSFS from the coding sequence ATGCGGCTTGCGGAGATCTTCGAACGCGTCGTCGGCACCGGCGCGCCCGTAGCGTTCCGCGCCTATGACGGCAGCACGGCAGGCGATCCGAACAGCGACGTGACCATCGTGGTGCGCACCCCGGTGGCGCTCAACTACCTGGCCCAGTCGCCCGGAGCGCTGGGGCTCACCCGTGCTTACGTCTCCGGGCACATCGACCTCGAAGGCGACATGTACACCGCGCTCAAGCGGATGAGCGACGTCGTCTTCGCGGACCGCCCCGGCGTCTCCGCGGGGGACCTGGTCGAGATCGTGCGGAGCATCGGCTGGGTCAAGTTCGTCAACCGGGTCGCCCCGCCGCCGCAGGAGATGACCCGCTCGCGCCTGTCCGGGCTGGGCTGGCGGCACAGCAAGAGCCGCGACGCGGAGGCCATCCACCACCACTACGACGTCTCCAACGCCTTCTACGAGCTGGTGCTCGGTCCCTCGATGACCTACACCTGCGCGGTGTTCCCCACCGGGGACGCCACCCTGGAAGAGGCCCAGTTCGCCAAGTACGAGCTGGTCAGCCGGAAGCTCGACCTGCAGCCGGGGATGCGGCTGCTCGACGTCGGCTGCGGCTGGGGCGGGATGGTGATGCACGCGGCCAAGGAGCACGGGGTCAAGGCGCTCGGCGTGACGCTCTCCAAGGAGCAGGCCGAGTGGGCGAGCAAGCGGATCGCCCAGGAGGGCCTGGGCGACCTGGCCGAGGTCCGGCACATGGACTACCGGGACCTCCCGGACGGGGCCTACGACCGGATCAGCTCCATCGGCCTGACCGAGCACGTCGGAAAGAAGAACGTGCCGGACTACTTCGCCGGGCTGCACGCCAAGCTCAAGCCGGGCGGCCGGCTGCTCAACCACTGCATCACCCGGCCGCGCAACGACGAGCCGCCGATGAAGCCGGGCGGGGTGATCAACCGCTACGTCTTCCCCGACGGCGAGCTGGAGGGGCCGGGCTGGCTGCAGGCGAAGATGAACGACGCCGGCTTCGAGATCCGCCACCAGGAGAACCTCCGCGAGCACTACGCGCTCACCCTGCGGGAGTGGTGCGCCAACCTGGACCGCAACTGGGACGCCGCGGTGCGCGAGGTCGGCGAGGGCACCGCCCGGGTGTGGCGGCTGTACATGGCCGGCTGCGTGCTGGGCTTCGAGAAGAACGTGGTGCAGCTCCACCAGATCCTCGGGGTGAAGCTGGACGGCACCGACGCGCACATGCCGCTCCGCCCGTCGTTCTCCTGA
- a CDS encoding cytochrome P450, with translation MLSTPPAEVADIDLSSMKFWSRSPSERHRDFARLRRHAPVFFAEPEMGPIPTGPGYYALVRHADVIEASRTPQVFASEPSAISIPDMPQEFAEYFGSMINMDDPRHARLRRIVSRGFTPRMLAKLDDDVRREAALIVDGLLEKGPCDFVSEVAARLPLNIICAMMGIPEDLRETVFADSNIVLAGNDPDYLGEDADTAVRRLLEAGAELSGILAELAGERRRRPADDLTSALVHANIDGELLTDQELGSFFILLAVAGNETTRNGISHALKLLTLHPDQRELWWSDFEAHAGTAVEEVIRYASPVNWMRRTVTRDHEMNGVHYRAGDKVLLIYPSANRDEEVFDRPDAFDVTRSPNPHVGFGGPGPHFCLGAHLARREITVMLRELHRRVPGIHSTAPPQRLLSSFVNGIKSMPCAF, from the coding sequence ATGCTCTCCACGCCCCCGGCCGAAGTGGCCGACATCGACCTCTCCTCGATGAAGTTCTGGAGCCGGTCGCCGAGCGAGCGCCACCGCGACTTCGCCCGGCTCCGCCGGCACGCCCCGGTGTTCTTCGCCGAGCCGGAGATGGGCCCGATCCCCACCGGCCCCGGCTACTACGCCCTGGTCCGCCACGCCGACGTGATCGAGGCCAGCCGCACCCCGCAGGTCTTCGCCTCCGAACCGAGCGCGATCTCCATCCCGGACATGCCGCAGGAGTTCGCCGAGTACTTCGGGTCGATGATCAACATGGACGACCCGCGGCACGCCCGGCTGCGCCGGATCGTCTCCCGCGGCTTCACCCCCCGGATGCTCGCCAAGCTCGACGACGACGTCCGCCGCGAGGCCGCGCTGATCGTGGACGGCCTGCTGGAGAAGGGGCCCTGCGACTTCGTCTCCGAGGTGGCGGCCCGGCTGCCGCTCAACATCATCTGCGCGATGATGGGCATCCCGGAGGACCTGCGGGAGACGGTCTTCGCCGACTCCAACATCGTGCTGGCCGGCAACGACCCCGACTACCTGGGCGAGGACGCCGACACCGCGGTGCGCCGGCTGCTGGAGGCCGGGGCGGAACTGTCCGGGATCCTCGCCGAGCTGGCCGGGGAGCGCCGCCGCCGGCCGGCCGACGACCTCACCTCCGCGCTGGTGCACGCCAACATCGACGGCGAGCTCCTCACCGACCAGGAGCTCGGCTCGTTCTTCATCCTGCTGGCGGTGGCCGGCAACGAGACCACCCGGAACGGCATCAGCCACGCGCTCAAGCTGCTCACCCTCCACCCCGACCAGCGGGAGCTGTGGTGGTCGGACTTCGAGGCGCACGCCGGCACCGCGGTGGAGGAGGTCATCCGGTACGCCTCGCCGGTGAACTGGATGCGCCGCACCGTCACCCGGGACCACGAGATGAACGGCGTGCACTACCGGGCCGGCGACAAGGTGCTGCTGATCTACCCCTCGGCCAACCGGGACGAGGAGGTCTTCGACCGGCCGGACGCCTTCGACGTCACCCGCTCGCCCAACCCGCACGTCGGCTTCGGCGGCCCCGGGCCGCACTTCTGCCTCGGCGCCCACCTCGCCCGGCGGGAGATCACCGTGATGCTGCGCGAGCTGCACCGCCGGGTGCCCGGGATCCACTCGACCGCCCCGCCGCAGCGGCTGCTCTCCTCCTTCGTCAACGGCATCAAGTCGATGCCGTGCGCCTTCTGA
- a CDS encoding sugar ABC transporter substrate-binding protein → MEPKIPQPATGHRTRRGTPARTGRRALPAAAAAAALGLAATACGGGGGAGGDDGTLTVWIMEGTNPDATEYFEAVGERFEEEHGMPVEVEFVPWADAHDKFTKGMAGGTLPDVAELGTTFTPEFAEVGALVELTDRVGDTGAYNPALVEAGTYGGEVYGMPWYAGIRSIIYRTDVFEELDLEVPENWDELRETAKTIAEEGEDDMTAFPVPGAAPYSVMPFIWGAGGDIAEQDGDQWTGTLSSEKSLEGLEFYTGLALEDGVSSTGASTWKETDVQDNFVDGKVAMAISGSWTPAAIAEADPDLAENLGAFPIPGPDGGYSPSFMGGSHLGMFAGGNEDAAWSYIELLTGDEFAQRWTEESTYFPGRQDQIEALAESDDPLVAPFAVQALEAGASAPVAPQWGQVEGKQVIPEMTQSVLNGDATAEEAAKKADETIDATLNQES, encoded by the coding sequence ATGGAGCCGAAGATTCCCCAGCCCGCCACCGGACACCGCACCCGGAGAGGGACCCCCGCACGCACCGGGCGCAGGGCGCTGCCCGCGGCCGCCGCCGCGGCGGCGCTCGGCCTGGCCGCCACCGCATGCGGCGGGGGAGGCGGTGCCGGCGGAGACGACGGCACCCTCACCGTCTGGATCATGGAGGGCACCAACCCCGACGCCACCGAGTACTTCGAAGCGGTCGGCGAGCGCTTCGAGGAGGAGCACGGGATGCCGGTCGAGGTGGAGTTCGTCCCCTGGGCCGACGCGCACGACAAGTTCACCAAGGGCATGGCCGGCGGCACGCTGCCCGACGTCGCAGAGCTGGGCACCACCTTCACCCCCGAGTTCGCCGAGGTCGGCGCGCTGGTCGAGCTGACCGACCGGGTGGGCGACACCGGCGCCTACAACCCGGCGCTGGTGGAGGCCGGCACCTACGGTGGCGAGGTGTACGGCATGCCGTGGTACGCCGGCATCCGGTCGATCATCTACCGCACCGACGTGTTCGAGGAGCTCGACCTGGAGGTCCCGGAGAACTGGGACGAGCTGCGCGAGACCGCCAAGACCATCGCCGAGGAGGGGGAGGACGACATGACCGCCTTCCCGGTCCCCGGCGCCGCCCCCTACTCGGTGATGCCGTTCATCTGGGGCGCCGGCGGCGACATCGCCGAGCAGGACGGCGACCAGTGGACCGGGACGCTCTCCTCCGAGAAGTCCCTGGAGGGCCTGGAGTTCTACACCGGCCTCGCGCTCGAGGACGGCGTCTCCAGCACCGGCGCCTCCACCTGGAAGGAGACCGACGTCCAGGACAACTTCGTGGACGGCAAGGTGGCGATGGCGATCTCCGGCAGCTGGACCCCGGCCGCCATCGCCGAGGCCGACCCCGACCTGGCCGAGAACCTGGGCGCCTTCCCCATCCCCGGGCCGGACGGCGGGTACAGCCCGTCCTTCATGGGCGGGTCGCACCTGGGCATGTTCGCCGGCGGGAACGAGGACGCCGCCTGGTCCTACATCGAGCTGCTCACCGGCGACGAGTTCGCGCAGCGCTGGACCGAGGAGAGCACCTACTTCCCGGGCCGCCAGGACCAGATCGAGGCGCTCGCCGAGTCCGACGACCCGCTGGTCGCCCCGTTCGCGGTGCAGGCGCTGGAGGCCGGCGCCTCGGCCCCGGTCGCCCCGCAGTGGGGGCAGGTCGAGGGCAAGCAGGTCATCCCGGAGATGACCCAGTCGGTCCTGAACGGCGACGCCACCGCCGAGGAGGCGGCGAAGAAGGCCGACGAGACCATCGACGCCACCCTCAACCAGGAGTCGTGA
- a CDS encoding carbohydrate ABC transporter permease, which translates to MSETATAGRPAPAAPQPSPKRRRRLSLTARRRALPWALLAPGLLVIGGLLLYPLGRVLWLSVQDYGLRELFRGGTNFVGAENYLALLADSYLWRIALPNTVFFAVVAVGATVVFGTLVALLLSVLRPLARTIVISCIMVAWAMPAVSGTYVWVWIFDVDRGIVRQGLEAAGALGPEGFNWFADRLAFYAIVTLNIVHHGFPFVAVTVLAGLLTVPKELYEAAVIDGAGAWQRFWNVTVPTLRPVFAVVTILSTIWDFKVFAQVFLMPGGDGANPSMLNFGVWSYQQGIVQSAYGTGAAIAVLLTVMLLVVTVVYLRALFREEELR; encoded by the coding sequence GTGAGTGAGACCGCGACCGCGGGGCGGCCGGCGCCGGCCGCCCCGCAGCCATCCCCGAAGCGCCGCCGGCGGCTGTCGCTGACCGCCCGCCGGCGCGCACTGCCCTGGGCGCTGCTCGCGCCCGGGCTGCTGGTCATCGGCGGCCTGCTGCTCTACCCGCTGGGCCGGGTGCTGTGGCTGTCGGTGCAGGACTACGGCCTGCGCGAACTGTTCAGGGGCGGGACGAACTTCGTCGGCGCCGAGAACTACCTCGCCCTGCTGGCCGACTCCTACCTGTGGCGCATCGCGCTGCCCAACACCGTGTTCTTCGCGGTGGTCGCGGTGGGGGCCACGGTCGTCTTCGGCACCCTGGTGGCGCTGCTGCTGTCCGTCCTGCGGCCGCTCGCCCGCACCATCGTGATCAGCTGCATCATGGTGGCCTGGGCGATGCCGGCGGTGTCCGGGACCTACGTGTGGGTGTGGATCTTCGACGTCGACCGGGGCATCGTCCGCCAGGGCCTGGAGGCCGCCGGGGCGCTCGGCCCCGAGGGGTTCAACTGGTTCGCCGACCGGCTGGCGTTCTATGCGATCGTCACGCTCAACATCGTCCACCACGGCTTCCCGTTCGTGGCGGTGACGGTGCTGGCCGGACTGCTCACCGTGCCCAAGGAGCTGTACGAGGCGGCGGTGATCGACGGGGCCGGCGCCTGGCAGCGGTTCTGGAACGTCACGGTGCCCACCCTGCGCCCGGTCTTCGCGGTGGTCACCATCCTCTCCACCATCTGGGACTTCAAGGTCTTCGCCCAGGTCTTCCTGATGCCCGGGGGCGACGGGGCCAACCCGTCGATGCTCAACTTCGGCGTCTGGTCCTACCAGCAGGGCATCGTGCAGAGCGCGTACGGGACCGGGGCGGCGATCGCGGTGCTGCTCACCGTGATGCTGCTCGTCGTCACCGTGGTCTACCTGCGCGCCCTGTTCCGCGAGGAGGAGCTGCGATGA